The stretch of DNA AACACATAGTCCCCTGGGCTGTGGTCCACCCAGGGAAGTGGCTCCCGAAGGAGAAGCTTCTCTGCCCAtctgctctctcttctcctcccttgGCACAGAACATCTCTTTCTCCCGTAGGAAGCTGCATTGCACCAGGAACTCCatccacatccacttcttcaCATCCTTCATACTTCGCGGGGCTGCCGTGTTCATCAAGGATGCCGTCCTCTTCTCGGATGAGTCCATCGACCACTGCACGATGTCGACGGTAAGGTGCTGAGCCCCAGCACGATGCAGGAGCGGGCACCATGTGCTGATCTGGAGGGGTCTAGCTGAATTTGCAGTGGATTTAACACTgcaaagaggagggagagagaggctgTGAACCTGGGGAGGAAAGGCTGGCTTGGGTGAACTTTAGGAGGTTCACAATAGCATCTCGGCATGGGCCCTGTCTGCAGAGAACATGTTCTGCCCTCAAAGAGCTCCCTGGTCTCAGAGATAGTCTCCTGGTAGGGCTAAACACCAGCAACACCATGTACAAGCAAACAGACCTTGCACTGCTGGATGCGCAGATTTGGGGGTGTCAGTAGAAAGAGAAACCCCTGCGTGCAGCCCAGACACAACACTGTGGACGCCAGCAGACACAGGTTTCTAAAGGTCCTGCAATAACAGCCTGCGGTCATCTGCCCATGctgcacaggcagagcagaaaaTGCTGCAGGTGACATGCGGGACTGGTGTAGCGTCCCTGGGGCTGCACTGAAAGACCATCTCAGGGCTCTTCAGGTGGATGGATGGGGAGGTGGACCGTCCCCTGCCTGATGCCAGCCAGCACTGCTGAGCCTTTCGCCCTCCTCATCCTCACAGGTGAACTGCAAAGCAGCCATCGCCTTCTTCCAGTACTCAGTGCTGGCCAACTTCTACTGGCTGTTGGTGGAGGGCATGTACCTGCAgaccctgctgctgctcaccTTCACCTCCGACAAGAGGTACATCTGGTGGTACATCCTCATCGGCTGGGGTGAGTGCAGGGTCCCCTGGCACATCACCCCCCCTCCAGTGAGGTCCCTTTGACACAGACTGGGGGTAGGCACCACTTCCAGGGATCGCTGCTCCGAAATCTGCCTGGCTGCATGGTGCTCCCCGTGGCTGCTCTTGGCACGTGCCCTCAACCCAACATCTCTCTGCATGGTGTCGTGGAGCTGGTTGGGCAGAATGGTCTGATCCTTGCCCTCGTGGCATGTGTGCAGAATTACTCAAAGGGGAAAATGCTTGCTAACACCAACGAAAGATCCTTTGCAGCATCTGCTGCCTGAACGTGGTCAGGATGGGACAGAGACAGGTCCTTCCTTCTTCCAACATCCTTCTGGGGCTGGAAACGCCCATCCCGGCTGCCCAGGTTAGATGTAAGAGCACAcagaggggcaggagggtggCCAGGAGGTGACACACATCACCTTCAGTGGGCACCATCTCCTTTTAAAacctggagaaggggaaaggctGTCACCTTCCTGCCACCTCCAGAGCCCCAGACCTGACCCAGGCACGTGTTTCTGGGGACAAAGGATGGAGGGGAGGTCTGGGGGCTCCCCAGAGACCTGGGATGACTCTGCATCCCTGCCTGGGTCCTGTCATTGCAGGCGTCCCCATGCTTACAGTCTGCGTATGGGTGGTCACCAGGCTGCAGTACGACAACCACGGGTAAGAGCGCCCACCCCTCGTCTTTCCCCAGGCCAGCTTGGCCACATGTGCCCCACGCACATCCCACGGGACAAACCTCTTGCATGGGAGGCTTAGGAGGGGAGAAGTGGGGCAACACTTTATTTTAATGCGATTTCTATTTTCTGATGGGGCCCAAAGACTCCCTTGCTATGGCAGGGCCCCGTTGCAAGAGATGCTGTGCAaatggggcagggggctgggacGGGTGGCGGGGCAGGACCTGAGCTAAGAGAGTGCAAGTGGGTGGTGGAGCCATTTCTCCTCTCCCATAGGTGCTGGGATGACTACACCAGTCTCTACTGGTGGGTGATTAAGGCTCCCATCCTCCTGGCCATATTTGTGAGTATGTCCCCTGAGCAacccagccccagagctgggATCCCTCACGGACAGGGGGACCCAACCAGGGGTCTGTGCAGAGCCTGAGACATGTCTTCCCATGGCAGGTGAACTTCCTCATCTTCCTCAATGTCACCAGGATGTTAGCACAGAAGATCCGGTCCCCGGACATCAGCAAAAACTACAAGCAGCAGTACATGTAAGGGCTAGCTCAGGCAAGGGGGAGCTCCCCTTACCCCAGTTTCTGGGGGTACCCAGGGCAGCAGAGACCCTTTCCTGGAGGAGCACAGAGGAGGACAGCCTTGGAGCCTCCAAGACCTGCCTTTCATGGAAAACCTATTTCGGGTTAAGACCAAGCTCTTGGGAAGGGCTCGTCTTGCAGGGCAGCAGGATGATCGCCTGCACCCAGGTCCCCGCTCATGCCACCACTCTCCGCAGGAGGCTGACGAAGTCCACGCTGCTCCTTATCCCTCTCTTCGGGGTGCACTACGTGGTGTTCGCGCTCTTCCCTGAGCACATCGGTGTGGACGCCCGGCTGTACTTCGAGCTGGTCCTTGGCTCATACCAGGTACAGACTGGGGGAGATGGGTAGGCAAAATCCCCATGTACCCATCCTGTCCCATCCCAAGATCACACCAGAAGACCCTGGGATGTGCTGCTGGGTCTTTGCACTCTTTTGGGAGCGGCCTGTGTCCCAGGCACCCCTCAAACAGCAGGGACAAAGCACAAGGGTTGGGGTCCGCTGAACAACTTGCACTGATCCCATACCTCTACTGCCCATGCAGTGGGGTAAGGGGTGTAGGAGGGTGCTAAATGCAGGCAGCAGATGAGCATGGAGGGGTCCAGCCCCTTTCCTTGGgtgaattttgctttttctgttcttttcaggGGTTCCTGGTGGCTCTGCTGTACTGCTTCCTGAATGGGGAGGTGAGTGTCTGTCATGAAATGCGTGGTTTGGACCACTTAATGTCATGAAAAGAGTGGTTTGGACCCCCCAGCACCAACCCCCTGGGCACCACAGCCACACATGTGGGCACACAGACACCCCCAAGGGTGCACCCTAATGAGCATTGCATGCACATAGCCATGCATGTGTGCACACGTGGGCATGCAGACGTGCATGGGGGTCCCCACCCTCTTGCACCCCAAATCCCTTGTTgggtgcagctcctgcccctccaGCAGGTGCTGGTGGGTGCCCCTGGGTGCCAGCACCGGTCCGTGGTGTCGGTTCAGGTCCAGGCTGAGATCAAGAGGAACTGGGGCAAGTGGCAGTCATCCATGGAGAGCAACGTCTTCAACTTGGCGACCCAAGACTTCACAGCGTGACGAGGACAGCATTTGGGGAGAAATACTTCCCCGAGGATGTTGGTGGTGGTGCAGCTCCACAGCTATGGTCCCAGAAACACAATAAGAAGGGTTTTGTAGGTTCTGGGTCTGGCATCCTCAGAGGGTGGTGTGAAGGGCTGTTGGGAAAGGTTCTGCCTGCTCGGGTGCTGGCAGCTCTCATGGATCCATGATGGTGTCTCACATGCCCAAAGCTCCCTTCATGGTTTGTTCAATATTTTAGGCAAAGGGAAAAGAGCTTCTCCACCTTTTCTGCCCCAGGTCTGGGTAGGAAACACAAATATCATTTCACAAAGGACATCTGGCTTTTTTCATTCTGCactaaagaaaactgaagtggCCCCAAcgctgaggggtttttttcccctcctttggTTTACAAAACCATTTCCCTTATGGGAAGATGCCTAGACACAGCCCCCAGGAGCCATTCTGAGGGTGGGAGAAGCAAATACAGAGACAGGCAAAAACTGACAGCTCTCCATGTGAGACTCTTGATGGTCTCATGACTCAGATCCTCCCctgctttccaaaatgtttccatttctcCCTGCCCCTTGCTTCAGCTGTGCTCGGTGCTGGGAAAGACAGTCCATCATCCTTGCCATGCCAGCTCGTAGGGGCTCTGCACCTCTCCCAGGGGCTTTGTACCAGAGAGATAGGATGGTTTGCAAGCAGTGGGACTCACTTGTCTTCACTGAGGACTCATTTGCCTGGAATTAGCGAGGTTTTTGCCAATAAAATCTTGTTCTGAAATTCAGCATCACTTTTCAGAGGTTTGGTTTGCTCTACAAACCCAGGTAACTTGGTACCAGGCTTGCTGGAGGGTGAAAACCCTGCCAGTATCTGTAATGCCTGGAAATATTCCCTGGGGGAGAAATAcctgttttttctctgcctgGTGAAGCAGCCAGGCTTTGGGCATGGCCATGGAGAGGAGATGAAGGAGGAAGGTGAGGAAGACCACAAGCTGGGTGCATCACGGTCTGTCCCAGAGGTGctggggtgccatgtccccTCCAGGTCGGAGCTGCCACCACCACGCCACAGCCTAGCCCCGTTTTCCCCCATGAGCATCCTTCACTCTGCCCAGGCTGAGCTCCTGCCTTGGCAAACGCTGTCTCCAGGACCAAGAAAGGCCTCAAATTCTCTTTCCCCAAACCTGCTGgcctctcccagctgcaccATGTTCCTGAGACCTGAGCCACCCGATCTCAGCAGAGCTCCTCACACTTCTTGAGTTCTAATTTCTCCATGTAGCCACAAGTCCTTCCTTAAATAAAACACATGTGTTGGCCCTTTTCCAGACTGCAGGATCCCTAGAGATCCCGTCTGGTCTCACAAAGAGGCGTTGAGAGGGAAACAAAGCCCCAGACTTGATTTGAGGTGAGATGGAAGATGTTCTGTTCAACAACCCCCTGGGCCAGCAACATCCTGTGTCACTGGCCAGGAAACCTCCGAGGAGCATGGCAGCTGTCAAATAAATGCCTGCCTGCAACCATGAAGAGACCACAGGTGAATAACATCTCTCTTTATCACTAGCGAGGAAGATGCTGTTTCGGCAGGGATGTGAGGCAGACGGCGGCAGCAGATTGCACCAGGGCTGGGGATGCTCGGTGGGAATATCACAGTTGCCATAAAGCTTTGAAAAGCACTGAgttttgcatgtattttcagCTGCAAATGGGCCTTTCTGGGTGTTAAGCCTGCACCCCAAGTGACCCGCTGGGGTTTGCTGAACTTCAACCCCATAACCTCCATGGTGCATGGCAGAGCCTGCGAAGGTAGGACCCCACTGCGGGTGCAGGAGGGCTGACGTGCCACCGCTGCGGGGACTGCGCATCACCTTCAGTCTGCAGGAAAGGTTTTCAGAAGGGTTTGCTGCATCTCTAGCCTGGACCATGCCCTACAGCCGTGTATCTGGGGTAGCTAAGCCtaggcagagcagagccaggTTTTCCCCATCTCCCCTCCAGCATGACCCGGGGTACCACAGTAGCCCAGcatccccatcaccccccctgccctgggggtCCCTTGTCCTCCTCTTGGGCAGAGGGGGCTCCggaggaaggggggggtgtTTTGCCTGGAGCCGGTGGGTGGCACTGCGGCCCCGCAGCACCGCCTCGGGCACTGACATCGGATCCGGGGTGTCAGCCCTGGAGCACACAGGGTCCCCACGCAGACCGTCCGGACACTGGCTCAGCCGGCGTGGAGGGACCCCGGCAGGTCCCAGGGCCTGCTGGATTCTGGCCCTGGGTGCCAGCACCCAATGACTCTACCCGGTCCGCTGAGAGCACCCAGGGAGTAAGGTAAGGGGGCCACGCTGCTTCGGGGGAGCGtgcacccagccctgcactTGTCCCAAGGCTCCAGCAAGAGCTGGGAGCCCCCAGGGTCCCCCTAGTCAGCCCTGGCCAGGTGAGGGTTAATCAGCAATGGGGATGGGAATaaggctcagggctgggagagctgtTGCCTGTTGcttctttccctgcctgcatcccctgCTCCTCCGGGGGCTGCCAGGCCACCCTGCTTGGGTGCCGAGGGTGCCCCGATGCCTGTGCTTGCACCCACTCCTTCATCCCTGCTCCGGGATGTTCCCGGTTCTGCGGCTTGGGGAATTCACCCTGCAAATGTCCTCTCCCCATGCCCCGGCTGGCTGGGGCAGCTTGTTTCCACCCTGCTCTGTGCAGGCAGCTCTGACTCCACCAGAGCTTTGCCCCACAGAGCTGCAATGGATGCAGGCAGCCCCATGGCAGGGCAAgtgcctggcagagcaggagggtCAGGATGCATCCAGCACCGGCAGCTTTGGGGGAAGGTGCAAGCGAAGGCACCTCAAACACCCCAGGGTCTCACAGGCTGTGCCAAGCATTGCCCTTATCCCACCCTGTCACCCCAAGGACATGGTTTTCACAGCCAAATTAGTGTTGCGAGTACCCCTGGGTACCTGAAGCTTGCATTCCCATTCAGATttagctggttttgcaggcagagctgtgcccTTGTGCCTGCCCAGTGCCCAGCTGGGCACCCCGGGGTGCCCCTGGCTTCCAGAAGGGCAGGAGCCATGTCCTGGGGTTTCCACCCTCACGTGCCTCACCCCAGGTTTGCTCTAGGCTATAGGCAAGGCAAAAAAAGACCAGTGCAGCTTGCACAGGCTTCCCAGCAGTGACAAGGCTGGGTTTGGGGCAGCTGGCAGCTGATGGGACCCGCCGAGCATCCCCTGAATTTCCTGCTGTGACCAACTGAGCAAGTGGAAAGtccccacaggcacagcaggaggacgtccctgtccctgccctcctcacCAGCCAAAACCACTAACTGCCAGATGCACGGGAAATGCTCTTTGCCCATGGGTACAGGCTGTTGCTTTGCTGCTGAGCTCCTGATGGGCTCCCAGTGCTCTCTGCCCTGGTTGTAGCAATCCCCTGGGAGCTAACGTGGGGGTCTTcactccctccttcccttgGCTTTAGCTGCTCTGAGCCCGGCCTGAGCTCCAAGTCAGCAAAAAGAGCCCTGGGGTTGTTTTTtagttgaaaaaaatcagtgttatgCTTCCCAAAGCACACTTTCGGCATCTCCTGCACAGAGTCAATCCTCTGTCCCGTGCTGCACGACCTCTTCCCCAAGAGCTGAACCTGGTCTCCTGGGCTGCCTTATTTTCGTAGTcttgaacagaaaaggaaaattattgaGTGAGAAGCAGAATTGAGCCAAGGAACTTCACTTTCCAGCTCCCTGGGTGCTCAGGTCTACAGTCTTGGCCATGTTTTTATTGATTGCATGGGATGCCGGCAAGCACAAGGAGCCCCATGGGTGAGGAGCTGGAGGGAAAGGCAAATTGCCATGGGAACGTGCCAGCAAGGGATGCCAGGCCGGGAAGGGCAGGTGCTTCAGCTCCAATAAAGCCCACGCCAGCATGGGAAAGTTGCTACAGGGTATTTTGGGACCGGATGAGCAGCAGAAAAGTTGCACAGAGCCGGCGGTGTTGGAGAGATGATGAGTCCCCTCTGAccaggctgggtgctggggtggttGGTCCACTCCCAATGCAGCCCTGTGCACCCCAAAAGGGGTGAGCCCTGCAAGCTGGACACCCCTCCACACTCTCCTCCTAACCCTGGGTGCCCTCTGTGCACCTTACACACCCATACAACTACACGGGCACGCAAAGAGCACCCAAAGGCCCCGTCAGGACGTACAAGAGGGGAGACAACCACACTGCGAGCCTCCCTTTTGCACCATCCCGTGCCACCCTGGTCTGGCTCAGACCCACGGGGGTCCCACCGGGCAGGGTGTGTGGCAAGGGACACGGGGTGAGGCGTGCTGGTGATGAAGTGGGGTGACCCTGCACAGCTGCTGGTCGTCCTGGCCATCAGATGCTCCTGGTGTGCAAAGAAACGTGGTGCTGGTGCAAAATTAGGCGGCAGctgagggcggggggggggggaacgaaGCAGAAATGACAGACACCCCTCGCTTGCAAGCAAGAGGAGGAGCCGCAGCCAGTTCTGGGTGCTGTACGACAAGAATAACGCTCCCAAAGAGCCACCGGCTCGGAGACGACGTTGGCAGCGGGGTTGGCACCgactcccccaccccacccctgcAGTTGTCCCGCTGCTCTTTCCAATTGCATGTCACTTCTGGGAGATATAGATGGGGAGGTGCTGGCCAGGgacccttcccacctccccacGTCCCATTTGGTGCCAAAGCCAGCCCAAAGCCACCTCAACATCTGGGACACCCTCCTCCGCCGCCACGATCGCCCCGGTTGGCCGCGTCCCCGGGCTCAGAGGATGGCCGGGGTGGCCGCGGTGCAGGGGGGGTCCGTGAACGCGGGACCCCGGGACTGCTGGGCGATGCGGCCGCGGGGGTTAGAGGCGCCGCCAGCCCCGTGATTGGCGCGGCGGGGGACGAATGCCACAGCTGAGACGGGGCCGAGGCTACCTGAAGGACCCCGCATGTCCTCAGGTTTCACTCATGACcatctgacagcagcagcagctgctctgccaaCAGGCACTCGCTGAGCCAAAGCCTCCAGGAGTCGAAGGAGAGGGAAATTCTGGCCCTAAAAGGTCTCTCCTTGGGATTTTGCTCTCTCCACCCAACAGTAAGTACTGGGTTCAGCCCTGGGCTGATGTCAGGCCATCGGGTAGGGTCTACGGGGTCTTGGATGTCCCTGGGTTTGTCATTCTCGCTGTGCCTGGAGCGGTGCAAGAAATGCCAGGGGCTTCACCGTCCGAGCGCCAGATGTGGATGGGAGCAGGAGAGCCCCTGCAGTCGCTGGGGTGGTGGTTAGGGCTGTAGGCACCCGCCAGACTCCCCCGCGTGAAAAACAGCCcgggacagggagagaaagtCCCCGCAAAGGCGCAGGCAGGGCGTGGGGACACGGGTGCCAGCAGCCACTGGACCCTCGgtggccatggacctgccgCTGGGATGAGAGGGGACGGCGGGGGATGTGACGGGCAACCAGTTTGTGAGCCACCTTCCCACTCGGAGGAAGGGAGCTACAGGCAGGGCTTAAAAGGCACAAGTCGCCTTTCTCCTGGCTTCTCCTCCTGGAGATCTAAATATAAACCTCAGCTTGGCCAAGCCAAGGTTGCAGGAAAGGTCTGCGGGGTGGCTTCACAGTGTCTCCTTTCAAGAAGGCGCCTGTCCCCGCAGAGCCCCTGTCCCCTgtgggggagcagagagggacccccatggggagagggggaggaggtgggacCCCTCTGCCATGCTGAAACAGCGGTGACGGGGGGGACATGGAGGTGGGAGGCCGTCATTTCCCCATTCGCACACGGGGGCCACAGGGTGCGCACGCACAGCCAACACTTTTGGGGTGCCGGGGAGGCAGGGTCAGCCCAATGTGGGGTTCAGATCTCGGATCCCCCATGGGCAGTGGAGAAACAGGCAGTGCCAGGGTGGGATTTGGCTCTTTTTTTGGGTGCTGAGTCCCCTCACGTGCCTGTAGTGGTTGCACAGAGCTATGCAAAGCTCCCACCTCTCGCTGTGCGTGCAGGGACCGCTTTGCACCCCCAGTGCCATTTTGGGGTTTATCCACAGGCAATAAGCCACCCCGGTCCCCCCATCCCTCGCAACAGCAACCATCCCtctcggccagatcctgcatCGCTACTCTCTCGGTCCCCAGAGCCGGTGCTGAGTTGCAGAGTGAAGTTTGCAGATAAGCACAAGCATTTCTTCCCCTGCCCACAGCGCTGCTGACAGAGGTGTGAGGGATCAGCCTGGGCATGCAGCGAGCAAAACACACTGCAAAAGATTTAACAGCAGATGTCGACAAGGGGCAACAATTCCATAAAACCCTGGGGACAGCGGGACACCCCTCTCTGTCCTGTTATACAGGGGAGATCCTGCACGTGTAGCTGATGGATTGACGCGTTGAGCGCTGGAGCTACCTCCTCTAGTCCTTGCTAGGAAAATGCCTGGTGTTACAATGGTTCAGGAGTGAAAGGACATATTTACAGGAACTGGTTAAAGAACACGGCGTCCTGCCTTGATTTGACTGTGctaatatttaaataacattttctattttctggtGTGTGTATAAGGGTCTGGTGACCATCAGTCAGGGCAAAAGGGCCCTGTGGAGCCACTCGGGCAGCTCCATCTTCACTCGGTGGAACTTGCTGGATTTGGGGGTAGGAAAGCGAGCGGCAGCAGGTAATGATGAGCCACCCAGTATCATTTCTGTGTTTGGCAGGTTGGACTAATGAGTTCATCTACATGGAGGGGAGGAATGGGGAGAGTGTGGTGGATGATTTGGGGAGTTATGGGAGCAAAGACCCCAGCTGGAGCTCTGGAGATGCCGGGAAGGGTGCTCAGCCTCTgtgcctgtctgtctgtccagctGCCTCCCTCCTTGGTTATTTATACAGCCCTTGGGAACATCTCAGCTTCAAGTCTCCTTTCTCTGGATCCAAGTGGATTTGCATGAGATCCCTTGGGAGCTGGAGGGCAAGAGTGGAGGTGTGGGGCTCAGCGCCTGGAGCTGGGCATGAGGAGGGCTGTGATGGCTGTGGGTGCCCCGTGTTGGTCGTGGTTTGCAGGGTGTCTGGTATGGGGTATTGGGGTGCAGAGGCTGTGATAGGAAAATGGGCATTCTCCAGCCCTGGGATGCTGCAAGGGCCCCGATATTGCCAATCCCATGGGAGCATCAGGTCTGGGAcctgctcccagtgctgctcgTTGGTGATCCCTACGTGAGCCGGTGGGGTTGCATCTCTCCTGGCATCCCGATAGCAGGTCATTACAGCCCCACGCCATCCTCCCTTACAGCCCCACGCcatcctcccttcccccacGCTGTCCCCTTGCTGCCTTCGCAGCACTGCTCAGATCTTTTCTAAGCCTGACATgagagctgctggcagggaggagcaggagcttTGGATGACACCCGAGTGCAGGCAGTGGGCAGTGGGCAAGCACAGGGTCCCCGCTTTAACCCTTCCCCACCTGCCTGAGCCTCCACTGTGGCCaaagcccccccaaaataaacCCAAGCAGCCATTCATCCTGGTGTCCCCTTTCTAGCAATCCCCTCCTGGGGCTCAGTAGGGACAGTGGGATGGAAAGGAGGTGGGGATGGGTTGGTACCCCCCCGCCGCTGCATCCCCCGGCTCCAGGCAGGAGGGGGTTAGCACGTTGCTGTAGGATGTTGCAACCTCCTATTTCCATCTGTGGCCCGGGAGAGTATCTGAGGACTTCACAGCTTCCAGCCTATGTATCTCACCCCCGCCTTCAAGCACATCGAGGTacccttggcagggctgcgggcGAACAGGCATTGAAGTGCCAGAGTTCAAGTAAATTCAGGACAATAACAATCGGTCAATtgcatgaaattaatttccacGCGACTTATGATGCTGGTGGCAGGAGAGGAGGCACCTCTGCAGGGCACGTATTTTTGGGGGGTTAGCGGTTTATGTCCCAGGGGGAGGCTGGTGCCCTCTTATCATGTTCAGCGTTAAGGATTTGGCTCTCCAAAGGAAGCCAGCGATGACACGGGCTCAGCTGTGTCTTTGCAAGGAGCTAGGGCCAGGGAGCACCATCTTGTTTGGCACGTGCAGGGCACCCATCGCGGCTGGGGCCCCGCTGAAGGTGCTGCTGCAACGTACTGTGAAACACGGGATTGTGCATCACgtccttctcctcctcagtgTAAATCCCCCAACTGCTGGCACAGCGCTCGGCTGGTGGGTGTCCTTGTCCCAAAGTGCATCGcgaggcgggggggaggggggggagattGGCTGCTGCCAGGAAGGGGGCTGGAGAGTGTTTGGAGACCTCTTGGTCTGCCCGAGAAAGGCAGCATCTAgcaggcagaaagcagcagagcagcatcaTTCCATAGCAGTGAACTCATTCAACATGCGCTTAAAATCAAGCATGCACTTTTGCATTTGGCCCGATCAACCATAGCAGCATCGCTCTTGCTGTGGGTGGCCTGTGGGTAACACGCAGTGAGTGACCTTGGCTGGTCTGGACCACCCTGAG from Haliaeetus albicilla chromosome 7, bHalAlb1.1, whole genome shotgun sequence encodes:
- the LOC104320824 gene encoding vasoactive intestinal polypeptide receptor 1-like; translation: MGGPWQPPGTCVLLVLLLALPMLRVRATHPDCSVVLYFQEQEAECLEIIRSESQTPAPPGQQGCLTEWDGVSCWSALPVGQSRAVACPDILHVFKRSKVLIRRNCTESGWSFPSPPYYNACELEAIGSNNDTETKASYFVTMKVLYTCGYSTSLAALLLAIGIFSCFRKLHCTRNSIHIHFFTSFILRGAAVFIKDAVLFSDESIDHCTMSTVNCKAAIAFFQYSVLANFYWLLVEGMYLQTLLLLTFTSDKRYIWWYILIGWGVPMLTVCVWVVTRLQYDNHGCWDDYTSLYWWVIKAPILLAIFVNFLIFLNVTRMLAQKIRSPDISKNYKQQYMRLTKSTLLLIPLFGVHYVVFALFPEHIGVDARLYFELVLGSYQGFLVALLYCFLNGEVQAEIKRNWGKWQSSMESNVFNLATQDFTA